The Cellulophaga sp. L1A9 genome window below encodes:
- the pyrH gene encoding UMP kinase has protein sequence MQYKRILLKLSGEALMGERQYGIDPKRLAEYAEEIKEVIDKGIEVAIVIGGGNIFRGLAGASNGMDRVQGDHMGMLATVINGLALQSALEECGVQTRLQSAIQINEVAEPFIRRRAMRHLEKGRVVIFGGGTGNPYFTTDSAAVLRAIEIEADVILKGTRVDGIYTSDPEKDKNATKFDTITFKDVLTKGLKVMDTTAFTLSQENELPIVVFDMNKKGNLLKLVSGENIGTVVDN, from the coding sequence ATGCAGTATAAAAGAATTCTTTTAAAATTAAGCGGCGAAGCCTTAATGGGTGAACGACAATACGGAATTGATCCAAAAAGATTAGCAGAATATGCTGAAGAAATAAAGGAAGTAATTGACAAAGGTATTGAAGTCGCTATCGTTATTGGTGGTGGAAATATATTTAGAGGTTTAGCTGGCGCAAGTAATGGCATGGATCGCGTACAAGGAGACCATATGGGAATGCTTGCTACAGTAATAAACGGCTTAGCCTTACAGAGCGCTTTAGAAGAGTGCGGGGTTCAAACTAGATTACAATCGGCCATTCAAATAAATGAAGTAGCAGAACCTTTTATCAGAAGAAGAGCTATGCGTCATTTAGAGAAAGGAAGAGTTGTAATATTTGGAGGAGGTACAGGAAACCCTTATTTCACTACAGATTCTGCAGCTGTATTAAGAGCTATAGAGATTGAAGCAGATGTAATTCTGAAAGGAACAAGAGTAGATGGCATTTACACCTCTGATCCAGAAAAAGACAAGAACGCTACCAAGTTTGATACTATTACCTTTAAGGATGTATTGACAAAAGGTTTAAAAGTAATGGATACAACAGCATTTACATTAAGCCAAGAAAATGAATTACCGATAGTTGTTTTTGATATGAATAAAAAAGGTAATTTACTGAAACTTGTTTCAGGAGAAAATATTGGAACTGTTGTTGATAATTAA
- a CDS encoding peptidase M61, whose protein sequence is MKKVGFLIALTLLIQACGSSKSLVAADNSVVKVKIDLVNVVEDKVLVAIDPGAFTADEVLFFIPKTVPGTYSTDDYGKYIEGFKAFDYKGNELSFSKRDDNTWVIANGVSLDRVSYYVNDTYDTEAEVDDAVFSPSGTNILKDQNFMLNLHGFVGYFNDLKEIPYELAITHPANLLATTSLKENNAQKVDGLDVFYASRYFEVTDNPILYAKSDVATFEVNGITVNLSVYSPNGLYSASDLKERMFKMMSAQKTFLGAVNSTKEYNILLYLSELENDANGFGALEHHTSTVVVLPEQMDQARLEQAMVDVVSHEFFHIVTPLSVHSEEIQYFDFNNPKMSKHLWMYEGTTEYFANLFQIQQGLITDDEFYERIVDKINNAKSYDDEMSFTVMSENILDEPYKENYGNVYEKGTLINMALDITLRDLSDGEKSVLWLLKELSKKYGDAIPFKDDALIDEIVAMTYPEISEFFAAHVVGATPIDYSVYLAKVGLEKGSVEEPSGYFLKGDVPFIDVDPENNNAVFVREGITLNSFFEAIGLQGGDVFKSIDGTEITLESLRPIIGQSFGWPADKLVTIVVDRAGEEITLSGTAGIPVVKVEKIVSKENVSDAELKLRQLWMKG, encoded by the coding sequence ATGAAAAAAGTAGGATTTTTAATAGCGTTGACCTTATTAATACAGGCTTGTGGCTCTTCTAAAAGTTTAGTAGCTGCAGATAATAGTGTTGTAAAGGTGAAGATAGATTTAGTGAATGTGGTTGAGGATAAAGTTTTAGTGGCTATCGATCCCGGAGCATTTACTGCTGATGAAGTTTTATTTTTTATTCCTAAAACCGTTCCAGGAACGTATAGTACTGATGACTATGGGAAATATATTGAAGGTTTTAAAGCTTTTGATTATAAAGGAAACGAATTATCGTTTTCTAAAAGAGACGATAATACTTGGGTGATTGCTAATGGAGTTAGTTTGGATAGAGTTTCTTACTACGTGAATGATACGTATGATACTGAGGCAGAGGTTGATGATGCGGTTTTTTCTCCTTCAGGAACAAACATTCTGAAAGATCAAAACTTTATGCTTAATCTTCATGGTTTTGTTGGGTATTTTAATGATTTAAAGGAGATTCCTTATGAGTTGGCTATTACGCATCCTGCTAATTTATTAGCAACAACATCACTGAAAGAGAACAATGCGCAAAAAGTTGATGGTTTAGATGTTTTTTATGCTAGTCGTTATTTTGAAGTTACAGATAACCCAATTCTTTATGCGAAGTCCGATGTTGCAACATTTGAAGTAAATGGTATTACCGTTAATTTAAGTGTGTATTCTCCTAATGGATTGTATAGTGCCTCGGATCTTAAAGAAAGAATGTTTAAAATGATGTCTGCCCAAAAAACATTCTTAGGAGCTGTGAATAGTACTAAAGAATATAATATCTTATTGTATTTGTCGGAGTTGGAAAATGATGCAAATGGTTTTGGCGCTTTAGAACATCATACGTCTACAGTTGTTGTTTTGCCAGAACAAATGGATCAAGCTAGATTAGAGCAAGCAATGGTAGATGTGGTTTCCCATGAATTTTTCCATATTGTAACTCCTTTGAGTGTGCACTCTGAGGAAATTCAATATTTTGATTTTAACAATCCTAAAATGTCTAAACACCTTTGGATGTATGAAGGAACCACGGAATATTTTGCTAATTTATTTCAAATTCAACAAGGCTTAATTACCGATGATGAGTTTTATGAGCGTATTGTAGATAAGATAAATAATGCTAAGAGCTATGATGATGAAATGTCATTTACGGTGATGAGTGAAAATATCTTAGACGAACCTTACAAGGAGAACTATGGTAATGTTTATGAAAAGGGTACTTTAATTAATATGGCTCTTGATATTACTTTGCGTGATTTAAGTGATGGGGAAAAGAGTGTTCTTTGGTTGTTGAAAGAATTATCTAAAAAGTATGGAGATGCAATTCCGTTTAAAGATGATGCTTTAATTGATGAGATTGTGGCCATGACCTATCCTGAAATTTCGGAGTTTTTCGCTGCTCATGTGGTTGGTGCAACACCAATTGATTATAGTGTTTATTTAGCTAAAGTTGGTTTAGAAAAAGGAAGTGTTGAGGAGCCAAGCGGTTATTTCTTAAAAGGTGATGTTCCTTTTATTGATGTAGATCCAGAAAATAATAATGCGGTGTTTGTTAGAGAAGGTATTACTTTAAATAGCTTTTTTGAAGCGATAGGCTTACAAGGTGGTGATGTTTTCAAATCTATTGACGGTACGGAAATTACTTTAGAAAGTTTAAGACCAATTATAGGACAGAGTTTTGGTTGGCCAGCAGATAAATTGGTTACTATCGTTGTAGATCGTGCTGGTGAAGAAATTACTTTATCGGGTACTGCTGGAATTCCTGTAGTTAAGGTAGAAAAAATTGTATCAAAAGAGAATGTTTCTGATGCTGAATTGAAATTGAGACAATTGTGGATGAAGGGCTAG
- the tsf gene encoding translation elongation factor Ts translates to MAKITAAEVNKLRKATGAGMMDCKNALVEAEGDFDKAIDVLRKKGQKVAAKRADRENTEGAAIAKLNADSTVGVAIVLGCETDFVGKNENFIALANELADKAINFDTKEEFLASDFGGMTVAEKLVEQTGVIGEKLDITAFEKLEAPYIGSYVHINKIAALVGLTSKNEEVGKDVAMQIASMGATTLSYKDFDPSFVAAETEARIAVIEKDNEELGRLGKTLKNVPQFISMSQLSPEVLANAEEAAKAELKAEGKPEKIWDKILPGKMERFISDNTTLDQEQCLLDQNFIKDEKTNVGTYVSSAQDGLAVTSFKRVTLG, encoded by the coding sequence ATGGCTAAAATTACCGCCGCGGAAGTAAATAAGTTAAGAAAAGCTACTGGAGCTGGAATGATGGACTGCAAAAACGCTTTAGTTGAAGCCGAAGGAGACTTCGACAAAGCTATTGACGTACTTCGTAAGAAAGGTCAAAAAGTTGCAGCAAAAAGAGCTGACAGAGAAAATACAGAAGGTGCTGCAATCGCAAAACTTAATGCTGATAGTACTGTTGGTGTTGCCATAGTTTTGGGCTGTGAAACTGATTTCGTTGGAAAAAACGAAAACTTTATAGCACTAGCTAATGAACTTGCAGACAAAGCTATAAATTTTGATACTAAAGAGGAATTTTTAGCATCTGATTTTGGTGGAATGACTGTAGCTGAGAAGCTAGTTGAACAAACTGGTGTCATTGGTGAAAAATTAGATATTACTGCTTTTGAAAAATTAGAAGCTCCTTACATTGGTAGCTATGTTCATATTAACAAAATTGCTGCCTTAGTAGGTTTAACTTCTAAAAACGAAGAAGTAGGTAAAGATGTTGCTATGCAAATTGCATCTATGGGTGCAACTACGTTATCTTATAAAGATTTTGATCCTTCTTTTGTTGCTGCTGAAACAGAAGCTAGAATTGCAGTTATAGAAAAAGACAACGAAGAATTAGGAAGATTAGGTAAAACGCTTAAAAACGTACCTCAATTCATTTCTATGAGCCAATTATCTCCTGAAGTTTTAGCAAATGCTGAAGAAGCTGCTAAAGCAGAATTAAAAGCAGAAGGTAAACCAGAAAAAATCTGGGACAAAATACTTCCAGGTAAAATGGAACGTTTTATCTCTGACAACACAACGCTTGATCAAGAGCAGTGTCTTTTAGATCAAAACTTCATTAAAGATGAGAAAACAAATGTTGGTACATATGTATCATCTGCACAAGATGGCTTAGCTGTAACTTCATTTAAGCGTGTTACTTTAGGGTAA
- the rpsB gene encoding 30S ribosomal protein S2, which yields MAKKIVVKDLLEAGVHFGHLTRKWNPNMAPYIYMERNGIHVINLYKTAAKLEEANEALKKIAASGRKILFVATKKQAKDIVSEKVSNVNMPYITERWPGGMLTNFVTIRKAVKKMASIDRMKKDGTFLTLSKKERLQVDRLRAKLEKNLGSISEMTRLPGALFIVDTMREHIAVKEAIKLNIPIFAMADTNSDPRLLDYIIPSNDDASKSIEAILTHVTEAIAEGLSERKSEKQSGKEGDDSAKPAPKAKKAVETKTEEKVEEKTEAKVEDKTESVDDLTKVEGIGPKISEIFQASGINTFSDLAGKTEEELNVVLTAAGSKFASKNPASWPKQAKMAADGKWDELKEWQDNVKGGIE from the coding sequence ATGGCAAAAAAAATCGTAGTAAAAGACTTACTAGAAGCAGGTGTACACTTTGGTCACCTGACAAGAAAATGGAACCCAAACATGGCTCCATACATTTACATGGAGCGTAATGGCATCCACGTAATTAATCTTTACAAAACTGCTGCAAAATTAGAAGAAGCTAATGAAGCTCTTAAAAAAATAGCAGCATCAGGTAGAAAAATACTTTTCGTAGCTACCAAAAAACAAGCAAAAGACATCGTTTCTGAAAAAGTTTCTAATGTAAATATGCCTTACATCACTGAAAGATGGCCAGGTGGTATGTTAACTAACTTTGTTACTATTCGTAAAGCTGTTAAAAAAATGGCTTCTATTGATAGAATGAAAAAAGATGGTACTTTCTTAACTTTATCTAAGAAAGAACGTTTACAAGTTGATCGTTTACGTGCAAAATTAGAAAAGAATTTAGGTTCTATCTCTGAAATGACTCGTTTACCAGGTGCATTATTTATTGTAGATACAATGCGTGAGCACATTGCTGTAAAAGAGGCTATCAAATTAAACATTCCAATTTTCGCTATGGCAGATACAAATTCTGACCCAAGATTATTGGATTACATTATCCCTTCTAATGATGATGCTTCTAAATCTATTGAAGCAATTTTAACTCACGTTACTGAAGCAATTGCTGAAGGTTTATCTGAACGTAAGTCAGAAAAACAATCAGGAAAAGAAGGTGATGATTCTGCTAAACCTGCTCCAAAAGCAAAGAAAGCTGTTGAAACAAAGACCGAAGAAAAAGTTGAAGAGAAAACTGAGGCTAAAGTTGAAGATAAAACAGAAAGCGTTGATGATTTAACTAAAGTTGAAGGTATCGGCCCAAAAATATCTGAAATCTTTCAAGCATCAGGAATCAATACATTCAGTGACTTAGCTGGAAAAACTGAAGAAGAATTAAATGTAGTTTTAACTGCTGCTGGTTCTAAATTCGCTTCTAAAAATCCTGCTTCATGGCCTAAGCAAGCTAAAATGGCTGCCGATGGTAAATGGGATGAGCTAAAAGAATGGCAAGATAATGTAAAAGGTGGTATTGAGTAA
- the rpsI gene encoding 30S ribosomal protein S9, whose amino-acid sequence MDVIHKIGRRKTAVARIYLSEGSGKITVNKKDLEVYFPTATLQYKVKQAFSLTNVEDVYDVTVNVFGGGITGQAEAIRLALSRAMCEIDPENRLILKPEGLLTRDPRMVERKKFGQKKARKKFQFSKR is encoded by the coding sequence ATGGACGTAATTCACAAAATAGGAAGAAGAAAGACTGCAGTTGCACGTATTTATCTTTCAGAGGGTAGCGGTAAAATTACTGTTAACAAAAAAGATTTAGAAGTATATTTCCCAACAGCTACTTTACAATACAAAGTAAAACAAGCTTTCTCATTAACAAATGTAGAAGATGTTTACGATGTAACTGTAAATGTATTTGGAGGTGGTATCACTGGTCAAGCTGAAGCAATTCGTTTAGCATTATCAAGAGCAATGTGCGAAATTGATCCTGAAAACAGATTGATTCTTAAACCAGAAGGTTTATTGACTAGAGATCCTAGAATGGTTGAACGTAAGAAATTCGGTCAGAAGAAAGCTCGTAAAAAATTCCAATTCTCGAAACGTTAA
- the rplM gene encoding 50S ribosomal protein L13, producing the protein MDTLSYKTISANKATVDKQWVLVDAEGETLGRFASKVAKLLRGKYKPSFTPHVDCGDNVVVINAEKINLTGNKWESKTYVRHTGYPGGQRFQTAKEAMAKNPVSIVERSVKGMLPKNKLGAAIFRNLKVYEGAQHGQEAQKPTVINLNDLT; encoded by the coding sequence GTGGACACATTAAGTTACAAAACAATTTCCGCGAACAAAGCAACTGTTGATAAGCAATGGGTGTTAGTTGATGCAGAAGGAGAAACATTAGGTCGTTTTGCTTCAAAAGTTGCAAAATTACTAAGAGGAAAATACAAGCCAAGCTTTACACCACACGTAGATTGTGGAGACAACGTTGTTGTTATAAATGCTGAAAAGATTAATTTGACAGGTAACAAGTGGGAGAGTAAAACCTACGTACGCCATACTGGTTACCCAGGTGGTCAAAGATTTCAGACAGCAAAAGAGGCAATGGCTAAAAACCCAGTGAGCATTGTAGAGCGTTCTGTAAAAGGAATGTTGCCTAAAAATAAATTAGGTGCTGCAATCTTCCGTAACCTTAAGGTTTACGAAGGTGCTCAACACGGTCAAGAAGCTCAGAAACCAACCGTAATTAATTTAAACGACCTTACATAA
- the polA gene encoding DNA polymerase I, with amino-acid sequence MAEQKRLFLLDAYALIFRGYYALIKNPRINSKGMDTSAIMGFMNSLLDVIRREKPDHLAVCFDKGGSAERTELFPEYKANRDVTPDAIRIAIPYIQDILKAMHIPVVVLEGWEADDIIGTLAKQAEKEDYKVFMVTPDKDFGQLVSENIFMYRPARMGNGIEIWGIPEIQKRFGVERPEQVIDYLGMMGDASDNIPGLPGVGDKTAKKFIEQFGSMENLLANTDQLKGKMKEKVSENAALGLLSKKLATICIDCDVTFNANDYELSMPDAEKVQVLFEELEFRRLKDQFLKLFTTAEETPATESNADPKTKTPAKEAGVGQFSLFGGDPSTASETVADYSSRKTIKDIPHSYQSVAPGMAMKLFLQNVLKQTSVCFDTETTGLNSLTAELVGIAFSWEASKGFYIPFPADRDEAQEIIEQLRPFFEDEAIEKIGQNLKYDIKVLDKYKVKVKGKCFDTMLAHYLINPDMRHNMDVLAETYLNYTPVSITELIGKKGKNQLNMRDVPLKDQTEYAAEDADITYQLAQKFKPELEEAKTQGLFNDIEIPLLHVLADMELEGINLDTKFLNSLAEDLNNDIQSLEKEIYKEAGEEFNIASPKQLGDILFDKLNLVKKPKKTKTGQYSTAEDVLSYLAKDHKIIENVLSYRGLAKLKSTYVDALPSQVDESTGRVHTDYMQTVAATGRLSSNNPNLQNIPIRTERGRQVRKAFVPRNEEYILVAADYSQIELRIIAALSEETTMIEAFKNGEDIHASTASKVFNVPLEEVTREQRSNAKTVNFGIIYGVSAFGLSNQTDLSRAEAKELIDTYYKTYPKLKSYMGGLVDFARDNGYVQTVLGRRRYLKDINGSNAIVRGAAERNAVNAPIQGSAADIIKIAMINIHNKLEEGKYKTKMLLQVHDELVFDVYKPELEEMKTLIKSEMENAYKLEVPLDVEVGVGENWLEAH; translated from the coding sequence ATGGCAGAACAAAAAAGACTCTTTCTACTCGATGCATATGCATTAATATTTCGTGGTTATTACGCTTTAATAAAAAACCCAAGAATAAATTCCAAAGGCATGGATACCTCTGCTATTATGGGGTTTATGAATTCATTGCTTGATGTTATCAGACGTGAAAAACCCGATCATTTAGCAGTATGCTTTGATAAAGGCGGAAGCGCAGAACGCACCGAGTTATTCCCTGAATACAAAGCCAATCGCGATGTTACACCTGACGCTATTCGTATTGCCATACCTTATATACAAGATATTTTAAAAGCGATGCACATCCCTGTGGTTGTTTTAGAAGGTTGGGAAGCAGATGATATTATTGGGACCCTAGCAAAACAAGCAGAAAAAGAAGATTATAAGGTATTTATGGTAACGCCCGATAAGGATTTTGGTCAATTGGTATCTGAGAACATTTTTATGTATCGCCCAGCTAGAATGGGAAATGGCATAGAAATTTGGGGCATTCCGGAAATACAAAAACGCTTTGGCGTAGAACGCCCTGAGCAAGTTATAGATTACTTAGGGATGATGGGTGATGCCAGTGACAATATTCCTGGTCTACCAGGCGTCGGTGATAAAACAGCAAAGAAATTTATCGAACAATTTGGTTCCATGGAAAATCTTTTAGCAAATACCGATCAGCTAAAAGGGAAAATGAAAGAAAAAGTAAGCGAAAATGCAGCACTAGGTCTTTTATCTAAAAAATTAGCTACGATATGCATTGATTGCGATGTAACTTTTAATGCAAACGACTACGAACTAAGTATGCCTGATGCAGAAAAAGTGCAGGTATTATTTGAAGAATTAGAATTTAGAAGGTTAAAAGATCAATTTTTAAAGTTATTTACCACCGCAGAAGAAACCCCAGCTACTGAGTCAAACGCCGACCCCAAAACCAAAACTCCAGCAAAAGAAGCAGGTGTTGGTCAGTTCTCATTATTTGGAGGTGACCCAAGTACCGCGTCCGAAACTGTAGCTGATTATTCTAGCCGAAAAACAATAAAAGACATTCCACACAGCTACCAGAGTGTTGCTCCTGGAATGGCAATGAAACTTTTTCTTCAAAATGTATTAAAACAAACTTCTGTTTGCTTTGACACCGAAACCACTGGATTAAATTCGCTTACCGCTGAACTTGTGGGTATTGCTTTTTCCTGGGAAGCCTCCAAAGGGTTTTATATTCCTTTTCCTGCCGATAGAGACGAAGCACAGGAAATTATTGAACAATTACGTCCATTTTTTGAAGATGAGGCTATTGAAAAAATAGGTCAGAATTTAAAATATGACATCAAAGTACTAGATAAATACAAGGTTAAAGTTAAAGGGAAATGTTTTGACACCATGTTAGCACATTACTTAATTAACCCTGATATGCGCCATAATATGGATGTATTAGCAGAGACCTATTTAAATTATACCCCGGTATCAATTACAGAATTGATTGGAAAAAAAGGAAAGAATCAATTAAATATGCGCGATGTTCCCTTAAAGGACCAAACGGAATATGCTGCAGAAGACGCTGATATTACCTACCAATTGGCTCAAAAATTTAAACCTGAATTAGAGGAAGCAAAAACACAAGGATTATTCAATGATATTGAGATTCCGCTTTTACACGTCCTAGCTGATATGGAACTAGAAGGTATTAATCTAGATACCAAATTTCTAAATTCTCTTGCTGAAGACCTAAATAATGACATCCAAAGTTTAGAAAAAGAGATTTACAAAGAAGCTGGCGAAGAATTTAATATTGCATCTCCTAAACAGCTAGGAGACATCCTTTTTGACAAATTAAACCTGGTTAAAAAGCCTAAAAAGACAAAAACAGGTCAATATTCTACAGCAGAAGATGTACTGTCTTATTTAGCCAAAGACCACAAAATAATTGAAAATGTATTATCTTATAGAGGTTTAGCAAAACTAAAAAGCACCTATGTAGATGCGCTACCCTCACAAGTAGATGAAAGCACAGGTAGAGTTCATACGGATTATATGCAAACTGTAGCCGCAACAGGTCGCTTAAGCAGTAATAACCCTAACCTTCAAAACATCCCTATTAGAACAGAAAGAGGAAGACAGGTACGTAAAGCTTTTGTTCCTAGAAATGAAGAATATATTTTGGTCGCAGCGGATTATTCTCAGATAGAACTCAGAATTATTGCCGCATTGAGCGAGGAAACCACGATGATTGAAGCTTTTAAAAACGGAGAAGATATTCACGCATCAACCGCATCCAAAGTATTTAATGTACCTTTAGAAGAAGTTACTAGAGAACAACGTAGCAATGCAAAAACGGTGAATTTTGGAATTATTTATGGTGTTTCGGCATTTGGATTGAGCAATCAAACCGATTTATCTCGAGCAGAAGCCAAAGAACTAATAGACACCTATTACAAAACCTACCCAAAACTTAAAAGTTATATGGGAGGACTAGTAGATTTTGCAAGAGATAATGGGTATGTACAAACCGTATTAGGCAGACGTAGATACTTAAAAGACATTAATGGAAGTAATGCTATCGTAAGAGGGGCTGCAGAACGTAATGCTGTTAATGCACCTATACAAGGTAGTGCAGCAGATATCATTAAAATTGCCATGATTAACATCCATAATAAGTTAGAAGAAGGCAAATACAAAACTAAAATGTTACTTCAAGTACACGATGAATTAGTTTTTGACGTTTATAAACCAGAACTTGAAGAAATGAAAACACTTATTAAATCAGAAATGGAAAACGCTTACAAACTAGAAGTCCCTTTAGATGTAGAAGTAGGAGTGGGAGAAAACTGGTTAGAAGCACATTAA
- a CDS encoding isoaspartyl peptidase/L-asparaginase family protein — protein sequence MQRRKFIKNATITATAIISTPLAASYSNEEAITTSKGIKPIVIATWNVEKATAKAWEVLKNGGNSLDAVEQGVMIEEADENNQSVGKGGRPDRDGKVTLDACIMDHQGNCGAVLCIQNIVHPVSIARKVMEETPHVMLAGKGAEQFAYEKGFKKENLLTEKSKQEWMEWKKTSQYKPIVNIENHDTIGMLAIDSIGNISGACTTSGMAYKISGRVGDSPIIGAGLFIDNEIGGATATGVGEEVVKTVGSFLIVELMRQGKSPQEACEEGVNRIIAKNKGNLNFQIGFIAINKKGETGAYCIQPGFTYRTYSNKGHLNNIPDSYIKA from the coding sequence ATGCAAAGAAGAAAATTTATCAAAAATGCTACAATTACTGCTACAGCAATTATTTCTACACCCTTAGCAGCCTCTTACTCCAATGAAGAAGCCATAACCACTTCAAAAGGAATTAAACCCATTGTTATAGCCACATGGAACGTAGAAAAAGCAACCGCCAAGGCATGGGAGGTTCTTAAAAATGGAGGCAATTCTTTAGATGCCGTTGAACAAGGAGTAATGATAGAGGAAGCAGACGAAAACAACCAATCTGTAGGCAAAGGAGGAAGACCAGATCGTGATGGCAAGGTTACGCTAGATGCCTGCATTATGGATCACCAAGGAAATTGCGGAGCAGTACTCTGCATTCAAAATATTGTACACCCTGTTTCCATCGCACGAAAAGTGATGGAAGAAACACCACATGTCATGCTAGCCGGAAAAGGTGCCGAGCAATTTGCTTATGAAAAGGGGTTTAAAAAGGAAAATTTACTTACTGAGAAATCGAAACAAGAATGGATGGAATGGAAAAAAACCTCACAGTATAAACCCATCGTAAATATAGAAAACCACGATACTATTGGCATGCTTGCCATTGATAGCATCGGAAATATTTCAGGAGCCTGCACAACTAGCGGCATGGCATACAAAATTTCTGGTCGCGTGGGCGATTCCCCCATCATTGGCGCAGGATTATTTATAGACAATGAAATAGGTGGAGCAACTGCAACTGGCGTTGGCGAAGAAGTAGTGAAAACTGTAGGTAGTTTTTTAATTGTTGAATTAATGCGGCAAGGCAAATCTCCCCAAGAAGCCTGTGAAGAAGGTGTAAATAGAATCATTGCCAAAAACAAAGGCAATTTAAATTTTCAAATTGGGTTTATCGCCATAAATAAAAAAGGAGAAACTGGAGCTTATTGCATACAACCAGGATTCACCTATCGTACCTACTCAAATAAAGGCCATCTTAACAACATTCCAGATTCATATATTAAAGCATAA
- a CDS encoding copper homeostasis protein CutC, with protein MLIEICANSVESAVNAEKSGADRIEFCSELGVGGLTPSYGMLKTVLEHISIPIHVLVRPRSGDFCFSNSDFQVMLRDIELCKTLGFDGVVSGILHPDFTLDLKRLKLLVKATSGLSFTFHRAFDWVADPLLAFRQLEDLGVQHILSSGQQKSALQGIELLATLKSMSRNCEIMPGGGINLENVLTFKSAGFDSVHLSAAIMQDVDLVKENVPMSYLPYLDERKHVTSSAAIISEIVNKVK; from the coding sequence ATGCTAATAGAAATTTGTGCTAATTCTGTAGAATCAGCTGTAAATGCGGAAAAATCAGGGGCAGATAGGATTGAGTTTTGTTCGGAGCTTGGGGTAGGAGGGTTGACGCCATCTTATGGAATGCTAAAGACAGTGCTAGAGCATATCTCCATTCCTATCCACGTGCTTGTTAGGCCTCGAAGCGGTGATTTTTGTTTTTCTAATTCAGATTTTCAAGTGATGTTACGAGATATTGAGCTTTGTAAGACTCTGGGTTTTGATGGGGTTGTTTCAGGTATTTTGCACCCAGATTTTACTTTAGATTTAAAGCGCTTAAAATTGCTTGTGAAGGCTACTTCAGGTTTAAGCTTTACTTTTCATCGCGCATTTGATTGGGTGGCCGATCCTTTATTGGCTTTCAGGCAATTGGAAGATTTGGGGGTACAGCATATACTTAGTTCTGGTCAGCAAAAATCAGCATTACAAGGTATCGAGTTGCTTGCTACTTTAAAATCGATGTCGCGTAATTGTGAGATAATGCCGGGGGGTGGGATAAATCTAGAGAACGTATTGACTTTTAAGTCCGCGGGTTTTGATAGTGTTCATTTGTCAGCAGCAATAATGCAAGATGTTGATTTAGTTAAAGAAAATGTACCCATGAGTTATCTTCCGTATTTAGATGAGCGTAAACATGTTACTTCTAGTGCGGCTATAATTTCAGAAATAGTGAACAAGGTTAAATAA